Proteins encoded in a region of the Poecile atricapillus isolate bPoeAtr1 chromosome 26, bPoeAtr1.hap1, whole genome shotgun sequence genome:
- the LOC131588582 gene encoding zinc finger protein 239-like translates to MTLGKEEPPAQSTLLSFFPPNPEFSFPNSVQMEEEEKKPQRCRTRRGCKPSPGSCEEERSPQCQEHGQRSSQRSELREKPHNCLECGKGFRWSSELLRHQVIHTGEKPYECGKCGKSFNLGSSLWKHQRIHTGERPYECGKCRKSFREISDLMRHQVIHTGERPYTCLKCGKSFGWSSALSAHQRIHTGERPYECPQCGKRFQRSSHVLQHERIHTDERPFRCPDCGKGFNRSSTLIRHRRIHTGERPYECPQCGKSFSQSSALTQHQQRHH, encoded by the coding sequence ATGACCTTGGGCAAGGAGGAACCCCCAGCCCAAAGCactctcctctctttttttcctcctaatcCGGAATTTTCATTCCCAAACTCGGtccagatggaagaggaggagaaaaagcccCAGAGATGCCGCACGAGGcggggctgcaaacccagcccagggagctgtgaggaggaaagatccccccagtgccaggaacacggccagagatccagccagaggTCGGAGCTgagggagaagccccacaactgcttggaatgtgggaagggcttcaggtggagctctgagctcctccggcaccaggtgatccacactggggaaaagccctacgagtgtgggaaatgtgggaagagcttcaacCTCGGCTCCAGCCTGTGGAaacaccagaggatccacactggggaacgaccctatgagtgtgggaaatgtaggaagagcttcagagagaTCTCCGACCTGATGagacaccaggtgatccacacaggggaacggccctacacctgcttgaaatgtgggaagagctttgggtggagcTCCGCCCTGAGTGcacaccagcgcatccacactggggagaggccctacgagtgtccccagtgtgggaagaggtttcagcgCAGCTCCCATGTCCTCCaacatgagcggattcacacagacgagaggcccttccgctgccccgactgcgggaagggcttcaaccGCAGCTCCACCCTCATcaggcaccggcgcatccacactggggagaggccctacgagtgtccccagtgtgggaagagcttctcacagagctcagccttgacccaacaccaacagaggcaccactaa